One Clupea harengus chromosome 3, Ch_v2.0.2, whole genome shotgun sequence DNA window includes the following coding sequences:
- the sh3gl3b gene encoding endophilin-A3b isoform X2 codes for MSVAGLKKQFHKASQLLNEKINGAEGTKLDEEFLKMEKKIDVTHKLVLELVPKTTEYLQPNPACRAKLGMLNTVSRIRGQVKTVDYPQTEGVLGDCMLRYGRELGVESSFGSALADIGEALKQMAQARNVLDVQVKDGFIDPLQTLQEKDLKEIMYHLRKMEGRRLDFDYKKRRKGRISNQELKLALEKFEESKELAERSMFNHLENDMEQVSHLSALVEAVLDYHRQSCSILENLNSDLKNRLINASNQPTRQFTPKPITSSGSHTMCNGFSNTPTLRISDSSSLQFSDVTMNGGVNGKKYSTADPFTTIHPRPESPPNSIYSTVDQFTVLPQRPENPPNSIYSTVDQFTNLSHRPGSSPSLSEGGCPLDQPCCRALYNFQPENEGELGFKEGDLIILTNQIDENWYEGMISGESGFFPISYVNVLVPLPQ; via the exons ATGTCAGTAGCGGGACTAAAGAAACAATTTCATAAAGCAAGTCAG CTATTAAATGAAAAGATTAATGGGGCTGAGGGAACAAAACTGGATGAAGAGTTCCTCAAAATGGAAAAG AAAATTGACGTAACCCATAAACTGGTTCTTGAACTTGTGCCCAAAACCACAGAATACCTCCAGCCAAACCCAG CCTGTAGAGCCAAGCTTGGTATGCTCAATACTGTCTCAAGAATCCGTGGGCAGGTGAAGACCGTGGACTACCCCCAGACAGAGGGGGTTCTTGGAGACTGCATGCTCCGCTACGGGAGAGAGCTTGGGGTTGAGTCTAGTTTTG GCAGTGCTTTGGCAGACATTGGTGAGGCCCTCAAACAGATGGCCCAGGCCAGAAACGTCCTGGATGTCCAGGTGAAGGACGGCTTCATAGATCCACTGCAGACGCTACAGGAAAAAGACCTGAAGGAGATCATG TACCACTTAAGGAAGATGGAGGGGCGGCGGTTAGACTTTGACTACAAGAAGAGACGGAAGGGGAGAATCAGCAATCAGGAGCTCAAACTGGCCTTGGAAAAGTTTGAGGAATCCAAAGAGCTGGCAGAAAGAAGCATGTTCAACCATCTAGAGAATGAT ATGGAGCAGGTGAGTCACCTGTCTGCTCTAGTAGAGGCTGTGTTAGACTATCACAGGCAGTCATGCTCAATCCTGGAAAACCTGAACAGTGATCTCAAAAACCG ATTAATTAATGCAAGCAACCAACCAACGAGACAATTCACCCCAAAGCCTATCACGAGTAGTGGAAGCCACACCATGTGCAATGGATTCTCCAATACACCTACATTGCGCATATCTGACAGCTCATCACTACAGTTTTCAG ATGTTACAATGAATGGAGGTGTAAATGGAAAAA AATACTCTACTGCTGACCCATTCACAACCATACACCCAAGGCCAGAGAGTCCTCCCAACAGCA TATACTCGACAGTGGACCAGTTCACAGTTTTACCCCAAAGGCCAGAAAATCCTCCCAATAGCA TTTACTCTACAGTTGACCAGTTCACAAACCTATCCCATAGGCCTGGGAGTTCTCCAAGCCTTA gtGAAGGAGGATGTCCCCTAGACCAGCCCTGCTGTCGTGCTCTCTACAACTTCCAGCCAGAGAACGAGGGCGAACTGGGTTTCAAGGAAGGTGACCTCATCATCCTCACCAACCAAATCGATGAGAACTGGTATGAGGGCATGATCAGCGGCGAGTCCGGCTTCTTCCCCATCAGCTACGTTAATGTCCTTGTGCCTTTGCCCCAGTGA
- the sh3gl3b gene encoding endophilin-A3b isoform X3, producing MIFFTCESVLLTKDISPEVVILLWRGFMGHTKSLQACQVHIQKIDVTHKLVLELVPKTTEYLQPNPACRAKLGMLNTVSRIRGQVKTVDYPQTEGVLGDCMLRYGRELGVESSFGSALADIGEALKQMAQARNVLDVQVKDGFIDPLQTLQEKDLKEIMYHLRKMEGRRLDFDYKKRRKGRISNQELKLALEKFEESKELAERSMFNHLENDMEQVSHLSALVEAVLDYHRQSCSILENLNSDLKNRLINASNQPTRQFTPKPITSSGSHTMCNGFSNTPTLRISDSSSLQFSEYSTADPFTTIHPRPESPPNSIYSTVDQFTVLPQRPENPPNSIYSTVDQFTNLSHRPGSSPSLSEGGCPLDQPCCRALYNFQPENEGELGFKEGDLIILTNQIDENWYEGMISGESGFFPISYVNVLVPLPQ from the exons ATGATATTTTTCACATGTGAATCTGTGCTGTTAACCAAAGACATCTCACCAGAAGTTGTAATATTACTGTGGAGAGGGTTCATGGgacacactaaatcactgcAGGCATGCCAAGTGCACATTCAA AAAATTGACGTAACCCATAAACTGGTTCTTGAACTTGTGCCCAAAACCACAGAATACCTCCAGCCAAACCCAG CCTGTAGAGCCAAGCTTGGTATGCTCAATACTGTCTCAAGAATCCGTGGGCAGGTGAAGACCGTGGACTACCCCCAGACAGAGGGGGTTCTTGGAGACTGCATGCTCCGCTACGGGAGAGAGCTTGGGGTTGAGTCTAGTTTTG GCAGTGCTTTGGCAGACATTGGTGAGGCCCTCAAACAGATGGCCCAGGCCAGAAACGTCCTGGATGTCCAGGTGAAGGACGGCTTCATAGATCCACTGCAGACGCTACAGGAAAAAGACCTGAAGGAGATCATG TACCACTTAAGGAAGATGGAGGGGCGGCGGTTAGACTTTGACTACAAGAAGAGACGGAAGGGGAGAATCAGCAATCAGGAGCTCAAACTGGCCTTGGAAAAGTTTGAGGAATCCAAAGAGCTGGCAGAAAGAAGCATGTTCAACCATCTAGAGAATGAT ATGGAGCAGGTGAGTCACCTGTCTGCTCTAGTAGAGGCTGTGTTAGACTATCACAGGCAGTCATGCTCAATCCTGGAAAACCTGAACAGTGATCTCAAAAACCG ATTAATTAATGCAAGCAACCAACCAACGAGACAATTCACCCCAAAGCCTATCACGAGTAGTGGAAGCCACACCATGTGCAATGGATTCTCCAATACACCTACATTGCGCATATCTGACAGCTCATCACTACAGTTTTCAG AATACTCTACTGCTGACCCATTCACAACCATACACCCAAGGCCAGAGAGTCCTCCCAACAGCA TATACTCGACAGTGGACCAGTTCACAGTTTTACCCCAAAGGCCAGAAAATCCTCCCAATAGCA TTTACTCTACAGTTGACCAGTTCACAAACCTATCCCATAGGCCTGGGAGTTCTCCAAGCCTTA gtGAAGGAGGATGTCCCCTAGACCAGCCCTGCTGTCGTGCTCTCTACAACTTCCAGCCAGAGAACGAGGGCGAACTGGGTTTCAAGGAAGGTGACCTCATCATCCTCACCAACCAAATCGATGAGAACTGGTATGAGGGCATGATCAGCGGCGAGTCCGGCTTCTTCCCCATCAGCTACGTTAATGTCCTTGTGCCTTTGCCCCAGTGA
- the sh3gl3b gene encoding endophilin-A3b isoform X1: MIFFTCESVLLTKDISPEVVILLWRGFMGHTKSLQACQVHIQKIDVTHKLVLELVPKTTEYLQPNPACRAKLGMLNTVSRIRGQVKTVDYPQTEGVLGDCMLRYGRELGVESSFGSALADIGEALKQMAQARNVLDVQVKDGFIDPLQTLQEKDLKEIMYHLRKMEGRRLDFDYKKRRKGRISNQELKLALEKFEESKELAERSMFNHLENDMEQVSHLSALVEAVLDYHRQSCSILENLNSDLKNRLINASNQPTRQFTPKPITSSGSHTMCNGFSNTPTLRISDSSSLQFSDVTMNGGVNGKKYSTADPFTTIHPRPESPPNSIYSTVDQFTVLPQRPENPPNSIYSTVDQFTNLSHRPGSSPSLSEGGCPLDQPCCRALYNFQPENEGELGFKEGDLIILTNQIDENWYEGMISGESGFFPISYVNVLVPLPQ; this comes from the exons ATGATATTTTTCACATGTGAATCTGTGCTGTTAACCAAAGACATCTCACCAGAAGTTGTAATATTACTGTGGAGAGGGTTCATGGgacacactaaatcactgcAGGCATGCCAAGTGCACATTCAA AAAATTGACGTAACCCATAAACTGGTTCTTGAACTTGTGCCCAAAACCACAGAATACCTCCAGCCAAACCCAG CCTGTAGAGCCAAGCTTGGTATGCTCAATACTGTCTCAAGAATCCGTGGGCAGGTGAAGACCGTGGACTACCCCCAGACAGAGGGGGTTCTTGGAGACTGCATGCTCCGCTACGGGAGAGAGCTTGGGGTTGAGTCTAGTTTTG GCAGTGCTTTGGCAGACATTGGTGAGGCCCTCAAACAGATGGCCCAGGCCAGAAACGTCCTGGATGTCCAGGTGAAGGACGGCTTCATAGATCCACTGCAGACGCTACAGGAAAAAGACCTGAAGGAGATCATG TACCACTTAAGGAAGATGGAGGGGCGGCGGTTAGACTTTGACTACAAGAAGAGACGGAAGGGGAGAATCAGCAATCAGGAGCTCAAACTGGCCTTGGAAAAGTTTGAGGAATCCAAAGAGCTGGCAGAAAGAAGCATGTTCAACCATCTAGAGAATGAT ATGGAGCAGGTGAGTCACCTGTCTGCTCTAGTAGAGGCTGTGTTAGACTATCACAGGCAGTCATGCTCAATCCTGGAAAACCTGAACAGTGATCTCAAAAACCG ATTAATTAATGCAAGCAACCAACCAACGAGACAATTCACCCCAAAGCCTATCACGAGTAGTGGAAGCCACACCATGTGCAATGGATTCTCCAATACACCTACATTGCGCATATCTGACAGCTCATCACTACAGTTTTCAG ATGTTACAATGAATGGAGGTGTAAATGGAAAAA AATACTCTACTGCTGACCCATTCACAACCATACACCCAAGGCCAGAGAGTCCTCCCAACAGCA TATACTCGACAGTGGACCAGTTCACAGTTTTACCCCAAAGGCCAGAAAATCCTCCCAATAGCA TTTACTCTACAGTTGACCAGTTCACAAACCTATCCCATAGGCCTGGGAGTTCTCCAAGCCTTA gtGAAGGAGGATGTCCCCTAGACCAGCCCTGCTGTCGTGCTCTCTACAACTTCCAGCCAGAGAACGAGGGCGAACTGGGTTTCAAGGAAGGTGACCTCATCATCCTCACCAACCAAATCGATGAGAACTGGTATGAGGGCATGATCAGCGGCGAGTCCGGCTTCTTCCCCATCAGCTACGTTAATGTCCTTGTGCCTTTGCCCCAGTGA